The Kitasatospora paranensis genome has a window encoding:
- a CDS encoding M1 family aminopeptidase has product MAGTALVAAAGTATLTASAHAADCTPAQVVGNGGFESGSSPWTASSGVITSGGGQSAHGGSSFAWLNGYGSSHTDTLSQTVTLPSGCTKGTLSFWLHIDTAETGSTAYDKLTAKIGSTTLATYSNADAATGYVQKSFDVSAFAGQTVAISFSGAEDASLQTSFVLDDVALDVSGGGSTPPPTSPPPTTTPPPADTTRTPAAPAYTVSLSSDSTGAVWTGHESATFTNASASPLNEVYLRLWDNAHGSCPTTPITVTNVTGGTASALSVSCTALKVTLPTPLAQGKSGTVGFDLGITVPSGADRFGHDGAFSFIGNALPVLAIRDGSGWHLDPYTNNGESFYSLASDFDVTLDHPTGLLVPATGTSVDSPGTSGRTVTRATAAKVRDFAWAAGPFSKVSGTSPAGVKVNVYAVSGISTADAQSMLSTSTSAVDAHAARFGAYPYGELDAVLDNSFWFGGMEYPGFVLDLVSTTALTHEIGHQWFYGIVGDDEYNSPWLDEAFTDYATDLAQGKTGSGCWSSVSWASSAEKITNSMAYWDAHSSRYSTVIYTYGKCALHDLRRLIGDTAMTKLLHDYAQAHWYGVSTTAEFKAAAQAATTTDLTSFWTQHRIDG; this is encoded by the coding sequence CTGGCCGGGACCGCGCTCGTCGCGGCGGCCGGCACGGCGACCCTCACCGCCTCCGCACACGCCGCCGACTGCACACCGGCCCAGGTGGTCGGCAACGGCGGTTTCGAGTCCGGCAGTTCACCGTGGACGGCATCGAGCGGGGTGATCACCAGCGGCGGCGGCCAGAGCGCCCACGGTGGCAGCTCGTTCGCCTGGCTCAACGGCTACGGCTCGTCCCACACCGACACCCTCTCGCAGACCGTCACCCTCCCCTCGGGCTGCACCAAGGGGACGCTGAGCTTCTGGCTGCACATCGACACCGCCGAGACCGGCAGCACCGCCTACGACAAGCTCACCGCCAAGATCGGCAGCACCACGCTCGCGACCTACTCCAACGCCGACGCGGCCACCGGCTACGTCCAGAAGTCCTTCGACGTCTCGGCGTTCGCGGGCCAGACCGTGGCGATCTCGTTCAGCGGCGCGGAGGACGCGAGCCTGCAGACCAGCTTCGTCCTCGACGACGTCGCCCTGGACGTGTCGGGCGGCGGCAGCACGCCCCCGCCGACCAGCCCGCCGCCCACCACCACGCCGCCGCCCGCCGACACGACCCGCACCCCCGCCGCCCCCGCGTACACGGTCAGCCTCAGCAGCGACTCGACGGGCGCGGTCTGGACGGGCCACGAGAGCGCCACCTTCACCAACGCCTCCGCCTCGCCGCTGAACGAGGTGTACCTGCGGCTGTGGGACAACGCCCACGGCAGCTGCCCGACCACGCCGATCACCGTCACCAACGTGACCGGCGGCACCGCGTCCGCGCTGTCGGTGAGCTGCACCGCGCTCAAGGTCACCCTGCCCACGCCGCTCGCCCAGGGCAAGAGCGGCACGGTCGGCTTCGACCTCGGCATCACGGTGCCGAGCGGCGCCGACCGGTTCGGCCACGACGGGGCCTTCAGCTTCATCGGCAACGCGCTGCCGGTGCTGGCGATCCGCGACGGGTCCGGCTGGCATCTCGACCCGTACACCAACAACGGCGAGTCGTTCTACTCGCTGGCCTCCGACTTCGACGTGACCCTGGACCACCCGACCGGCCTGCTCGTCCCCGCGACCGGCACCTCGGTGGACAGCCCCGGCACCTCCGGTCGCACCGTCACCCGGGCGACCGCCGCCAAGGTCCGTGACTTCGCCTGGGCGGCCGGCCCGTTCAGCAAGGTCTCGGGCACCTCCCCGGCCGGGGTGAAGGTCAACGTGTACGCCGTCAGCGGCATCTCCACCGCCGACGCGCAGTCGATGCTCTCCACCTCCACCTCCGCGGTCGACGCCCACGCGGCACGCTTCGGCGCCTACCCGTACGGGGAGTTGGACGCCGTACTGGACAACAGCTTCTGGTTCGGCGGGATGGAGTACCCGGGCTTCGTGCTCGACCTGGTGAGCACCACCGCGCTCACCCACGAGATCGGCCACCAGTGGTTCTACGGGATCGTCGGCGACGACGAGTACAACAGCCCCTGGCTGGACGAGGCGTTCACCGACTACGCCACCGACCTCGCGCAGGGCAAGACCGGCTCGGGCTGCTGGAGCAGCGTCTCCTGGGCCTCCTCGGCCGAGAAGATCACCAACTCGATGGCGTACTGGGACGCCCACTCCTCCCGGTACTCGACCGTCATCTACACCTACGGCAAGTGCGCACTGCACGACCTGCGACGCCTGATCGGTGACACCGCGATGACCAAGCTGCTCCACGACTACGCGCAGGCGCACTGGTACGGCGTCTCCACCACGGCCGAGTTCAAGGCCGCGGCGCAGGCCGCCACCACCACCGACCTGACCTCGTTCTGGACCCAGCACCGCATCGACGGCTGA
- a CDS encoding DUF2809 domain-containing protein → MLVYALVVLVAPTLRPRVAAGRALAVSWAVELLQLTGVPAALSARSTLARLVLGTTFNLPDLALYVVGAALALTVHTVALRTVALRTAARRHGSPDAAGRAA, encoded by the coding sequence GTGCTGGTGTACGCACTGGTGGTCCTCGTTGCTCCGACCCTGCGTCCGCGCGTCGCCGCCGGCCGGGCCCTCGCGGTCAGCTGGGCCGTCGAACTCCTCCAACTGACGGGCGTCCCGGCTGCGCTCTCCGCACGGAGCACCCTCGCCCGGCTCGTCCTCGGCACCACGTTCAACCTGCCGGACCTGGCCCTGTACGTGGTCGGTGCCGCGCTCGCCCTGACGGTCCACACGGTGGCGCTCCGCACCGTTGCGCTGCGGACGGCGGCCCGGCGGCACGGGAGCCCGGACGCTGCGGGCCGGGCGGCCTGA
- a CDS encoding LCP family protein → MVRQEKKPRSRRRKIFLAGCAGLLVTALAGGGIALFAYHHLQANIDTVDINQALGEDRPAPLPTGAQDILVLGSDSRSGVNGDLAGGNVGGTARSDTAMVVHIPQGRARATVVSIPRDTLVTRPACTTAKGKQLHQAERVMFNSIYTAGGPTCVVKTVETMTGLRMNHYVEVDFAGFKDLVDAMGGVDITVDRPIDDSYSGLKLAAGTHTLDGTTALAFVRTRHGVGDGSDLGRIGLQQQFVLALVSQLQRQNTLNDPVRLYRIADASTKSLTTDSGLGSLTSLASFAQSMRGLGSSATDTLMLPVAYDRIDPNRVVPAEPQDQQLWQALREDKPIPAAARKSPAHGTA, encoded by the coding sequence ATGGTTCGTCAAGAGAAGAAGCCCCGCAGTCGACGCCGGAAGATATTCCTGGCCGGTTGTGCGGGCCTTCTCGTCACAGCCCTTGCCGGTGGGGGGATCGCCCTGTTCGCCTACCATCACCTCCAGGCGAACATCGACACGGTCGACATCAACCAGGCACTCGGCGAGGACCGCCCCGCACCGCTCCCCACCGGCGCCCAGGACATCCTGGTCCTCGGCTCCGACTCCCGGTCCGGCGTCAACGGCGACCTGGCCGGCGGGAACGTCGGGGGCACGGCCCGTTCCGACACCGCGATGGTGGTCCACATCCCGCAGGGCCGGGCCCGGGCCACTGTGGTCAGCATCCCCCGCGACACCCTGGTCACCCGCCCGGCCTGCACCACCGCGAAGGGCAAGCAGCTGCACCAGGCCGAGCGCGTCATGTTCAACTCGATCTACACCGCGGGCGGCCCGACCTGCGTGGTGAAGACCGTGGAGACCATGACCGGCCTGCGGATGAACCACTACGTCGAGGTCGACTTCGCCGGGTTCAAGGACCTGGTGGACGCGATGGGCGGGGTCGACATCACCGTCGACCGCCCGATCGACGACTCGTACAGCGGGCTGAAGCTCGCCGCCGGCACCCACACCCTGGACGGGACGACGGCGCTGGCCTTCGTCCGCACCCGGCACGGCGTCGGCGACGGCAGCGACCTCGGGCGGATCGGCCTGCAGCAGCAGTTCGTGCTGGCCCTGGTCTCGCAGCTCCAGCGGCAGAACACCCTCAACGACCCGGTGCGGCTCTACCGGATCGCCGACGCCTCGACCAAGTCGCTCACCACCGACTCCGGTCTCGGCTCGCTCACCTCGCTGGCCTCCTTCGCCCAGAGCATGCGGGGTCTGGGCAGCAGCGCCACGGACACCCTGATGCTCCCGGTCGCCTACGACCGCATCGACCCCAACCGGGTCGTCCCGGCGGAGCCGCAGGACCAGCAGCTGTGGCAGGCGCTGCGCGAGGACAAGCCGATCCCGGCCGCGGCCCGGAAGTCGCCCGCGCACGGGACGGCCTGA
- a CDS encoding glycoside hydrolase family 9 protein, producing MPRVIPSPRPARRPARRTAAVLAGLALAAAGLAAFPTGALAAGTTTAAATGSGTPVRVNQLGYLPDGPKRATVVSSATAPLAWQLRNAAGATVASGTTTVHGADAASGDATHLVDFSAYTGTGTGFTLVVDGQASYPFDISAALYDGLRADSMSFFYQQRSGIAIDAALAGSAYARPAGHLGVAPNKGDTSVPCQAGVCDYSLDVRGGWYDAGDQGKYVVNGGIATWELVNSFERAHRAGTDAGQGDSTLRVPERGNGTPDVLDEARWELDFLMRMQVPDGKPMAGMAFHKVHDAQWTGLPTRPDQDSQQRELHKPSTAATLNLAATAAQCARVYAPYDSAFAARCLDSARRAWTAAKANPNVLAPATDSTGGGAYDDTQVGDEFYWAAAELYATTGESQYRDAVTSSPYHAGAAGGFYWGDTATLGRITLATVPGVGLAADDLARIRASLTTAADGYLATMSGQGYAVPIPADGYVWGSNSSVADNAMVIAVAYELTGQQRYRAGALESLDYLLGRNALNQSYVTGYGEHASENEHHRFWAHENDASLPHPPAGSIAGGPNSGLQDPVAAAQLTGCAPAKCYVDDIGSYSTNEVAINWNAPLAWLAAFAADRPAGTQPVTPKAVVAPAAVTVPEGSSATVAVHLSAQPAQNVTVTVARASGDTDLTVAGGSTLVFTPANWSTAQQVTVAAAQDADTTAGTASFAVTGTGVDGTSFTATEADDDTPPAASCSVGYRVDSSWANGFTATVTVKNTGPGPVTGWTLAWAFAGDQRIGNAWNATVTQTGAAVTARDAGWNGTLAPGASASFGFQAAYSGGNTAPTQFTVNGAACA from the coding sequence ATGCCTCGCGTCATCCCGTCCCCCCGTCCGGCCCGCCGCCCGGCCCGCAGAACTGCCGCGGTGCTCGCCGGCCTCGCGCTGGCCGCCGCCGGGCTCGCCGCCTTCCCGACCGGCGCCCTCGCCGCCGGCACCACCACCGCGGCCGCCACCGGCTCCGGCACACCCGTCCGCGTCAACCAGCTCGGCTACCTGCCGGACGGCCCCAAGCGCGCCACCGTCGTCAGCTCCGCCACCGCTCCGCTCGCCTGGCAGCTGCGCAACGCCGCCGGCGCCACCGTGGCCTCGGGCACGACCACCGTGCACGGTGCGGACGCCGCCTCCGGGGACGCCACCCACCTGGTCGACTTCTCCGCGTACACCGGCACCGGGACGGGCTTCACCCTGGTCGTCGACGGGCAGGCCAGCTACCCGTTCGACATCTCCGCCGCGCTCTACGACGGCCTGCGCGCCGACAGCATGTCCTTCTTCTACCAGCAGCGCAGCGGCATCGCGATCGACGCGGCGCTCGCCGGCAGCGCGTACGCCCGCCCGGCCGGGCACCTCGGCGTGGCCCCCAACAAGGGCGACACCAGCGTGCCCTGCCAGGCGGGCGTCTGCGACTACAGCCTGGACGTACGCGGCGGCTGGTACGACGCGGGCGACCAGGGCAAGTACGTGGTCAACGGCGGCATCGCCACCTGGGAACTGGTCAACTCCTTCGAGCGCGCCCACCGGGCCGGCACCGACGCGGGCCAGGGCGACTCCACCCTGCGGGTGCCCGAGCGCGGCAACGGTACGCCCGACGTGCTGGACGAGGCCCGTTGGGAGCTGGACTTCCTGATGCGGATGCAGGTCCCGGACGGCAAGCCGATGGCCGGCATGGCCTTCCACAAGGTGCACGACGCCCAGTGGACGGGGCTGCCCACCCGCCCCGACCAGGACAGCCAGCAGCGCGAGCTGCACAAGCCCTCCACCGCGGCCACCCTCAACCTGGCCGCCACCGCCGCCCAGTGCGCCCGGGTCTACGCCCCGTACGACTCCGCCTTCGCGGCCCGCTGCCTGGACTCGGCACGCCGCGCCTGGACGGCCGCGAAGGCCAACCCGAACGTGCTCGCCCCGGCCACCGACAGCACCGGCGGCGGCGCCTACGACGACACCCAGGTGGGCGACGAGTTCTACTGGGCGGCCGCCGAGCTGTACGCGACCACCGGGGAGTCCCAGTACCGGGACGCGGTGACCTCCTCCCCGTACCATGCCGGGGCCGCCGGGGGCTTCTACTGGGGCGACACCGCGACGCTGGGCCGGATCACCCTGGCCACCGTCCCCGGCGTCGGCCTGGCCGCCGACGACCTGGCCCGGATCCGCGCCTCGCTGACCACCGCCGCCGACGGGTACCTGGCCACCATGTCCGGCCAGGGCTACGCCGTCCCGATCCCGGCCGACGGCTACGTCTGGGGCTCCAACAGCTCGGTGGCCGACAATGCGATGGTGATCGCCGTCGCCTACGAGCTCACCGGCCAGCAGCGCTACCGGGCCGGCGCGCTGGAGTCCCTCGACTACCTGCTCGGCCGCAACGCGCTCAACCAGTCGTACGTCACCGGATACGGCGAGCACGCCTCGGAGAACGAGCACCACCGCTTCTGGGCGCACGAGAACGACGCCTCCCTGCCGCACCCGCCGGCCGGATCGATCGCCGGCGGTCCCAACTCCGGTCTCCAGGACCCGGTGGCCGCAGCCCAGTTGACCGGATGCGCGCCGGCCAAGTGCTATGTCGACGACATCGGCTCGTACTCCACCAACGAGGTGGCGATCAACTGGAACGCGCCGCTCGCCTGGCTGGCCGCCTTCGCCGCCGACCGCCCGGCCGGCACGCAGCCGGTCACCCCGAAGGCCGTCGTCGCCCCGGCCGCCGTGACGGTGCCCGAGGGCTCCTCCGCCACGGTCGCGGTCCACCTGTCGGCGCAGCCCGCCCAGAACGTCACGGTCACCGTCGCCCGGGCCTCGGGCGACACGGACCTCACGGTGGCCGGCGGGTCGACGCTGGTCTTCACGCCCGCGAACTGGTCCACCGCGCAGCAGGTGACGGTCGCCGCCGCACAGGACGCGGACACCACGGCCGGGACGGCCTCCTTCGCCGTGACGGGGACGGGCGTGGACGGCACCTCGTTCACGGCCACCGAGGCCGACGACGACACCCCGCCGGCCGCCTCCTGCTCGGTCGGCTACCGGGTGGACAGCTCCTGGGCCAACGGCTTCACCGCGACGGTCACCGTGAAGAACACCGGGCCGGGCCCGGTCACGGGCTGGACGCTCGCCTGGGCCTTCGCCGGCGACCAGCGGATCGGCAACGCGTGGAACGCCACGGTCACCCAGACCGGGGCCGCGGTCACCGCCAGGGACGCCGGCTGGAACGGGACGCTGGCGCCCGGCGCCTCGGCGAGCTTCGGCTTCCAGGCCGCCTACTCCGGTGGCAACACCGCGCCCACCCAGTTCACGGTCAACGGCGCCGCCTGCGCCTGA
- a CDS encoding STAS domain-containing protein yields MYANGYGRVLLDTPCDPSDRAITVSRNEGRVVLGYHGTLDRSTAPALREALLTELGRHPSTVVVDLSGLEHWNSCGMNALVTAHRSARRQGASVVVAGLRGRAAASYRATCLATLIPTCPDVAAAMAHRSAA; encoded by the coding sequence ATGTACGCCAATGGCTACGGCCGCGTCCTCCTGGACACCCCGTGCGACCCGTCCGATCGCGCCATCACGGTGTCCCGCAACGAGGGCCGGGTGGTCCTCGGCTACCACGGCACGCTGGACAGGTCCACCGCTCCCGCACTGCGCGAGGCACTGCTGACCGAGCTCGGCCGGCACCCCTCCACCGTCGTGGTCGACCTCTCCGGACTGGAGCACTGGAACTCCTGCGGGATGAACGCCCTGGTCACCGCCCACCGTTCGGCCCGCCGCCAGGGCGCATCGGTGGTCGTGGCCGGACTCCGGGGCCGGGCCGCCGCCTCGTACCGCGCCACCTGCCTGGCGACGCTGATCCCGACCTGCCCCGATGTCGCCGCCGCGATGGCGCACCGCTCCGCCGCCTGA
- a CDS encoding putative glycoside hydrolase: protein MWRIGGHNTWSRPHIAFDGVTDVLVVRAVPMARAGRPGGPALDLRFKGYPAFVYAQQPEGRPADLRGYAESGVVEFDVRVLEAPTAAFQLACHDDYPAQPGLDLTERLRALPAGRWATVAVPVAELGRIGSDLQHVDVPFMLYTEGTARIELADVRWRTA from the coding sequence GTGTGGCGGATCGGCGGGCACAACACCTGGTCGCGGCCGCACATCGCGTTCGACGGGGTGACCGACGTACTGGTGGTGCGGGCCGTGCCGATGGCGCGCGCCGGACGGCCCGGCGGGCCGGCCCTGGACCTGCGGTTCAAGGGCTACCCGGCGTTCGTCTACGCGCAGCAGCCCGAGGGCCGGCCGGCCGACCTGCGCGGGTACGCCGAAAGCGGCGTGGTGGAGTTCGACGTCCGGGTGCTGGAGGCGCCGACGGCGGCCTTCCAGCTCGCCTGCCACGACGACTACCCGGCGCAGCCCGGGCTGGACCTCACCGAGCGGCTGCGGGCGCTGCCGGCCGGCCGATGGGCCACCGTCGCGGTGCCGGTGGCGGAGCTCGGCCGGATCGGGTCGGACCTCCAGCACGTGGACGTGCCGTTCATGCTCTACACCGAGGGCACGGCGCGGATCGAACTCGCGGACGTGCGTTGGCGGACGGCCTGA
- a CDS encoding glycosyltransferase: MVTSVPQVSVVVPTYNRQRLLRLTLESLTRQSLPADAFEVLVVDDGSTDGSADVAAAFADRLRLRYLYQEDRGYRVAAARNLGLAHAAGEVTVFVDSGVLLHSGAVAAHLASHRAAEAPVAVCGYVYCFNEDNEDGAQIERAIDYADPDATMAGLRAEGRWLDIREEFYAKYGDDFADQPAPWLVYWTCNVSARTERLRAVGGFDEAYRAWGAEDVDLAYRLHRAGDRFVLDRDAAAIHVPHPKSYADNMRSAAANYRYFAEKFDTPITRLVPDNHFFLINDLIRERELPSCAAHLTAPRPDAGRVLVFAPHPDDETIACGGTIARLTATGHRVGVVFATDGSRSHAAVLGIHADPTPEELTVVRAGEARAAVGVLGVAAEDVRLLGFTDTALAASVADFRDAVRKLLAEHRDVTEVYLPHEVRELNADHRLTGEIAVECLTELGLTPKVFRYVVWDERTEREFAFVNRSEPAAGERRPERRVARDIAPQLAVKRAALAEHRTQVTLYAPGQQRAVVPPEFLARVNGRTVEEFWVADS, translated from the coding sequence TTGGTCACCAGCGTTCCGCAGGTCAGCGTGGTCGTGCCGACGTACAACCGGCAACGGCTGCTGCGGCTCACCCTGGAGTCGCTGACGCGGCAGAGCCTGCCGGCTGACGCCTTCGAGGTGCTGGTCGTCGACGACGGTTCGACGGACGGCTCGGCCGACGTGGCCGCCGCGTTCGCCGACCGGCTGCGGCTGCGCTACCTCTACCAGGAGGACCGCGGCTACCGGGTGGCGGCCGCCCGCAACCTCGGGCTGGCGCACGCCGCGGGCGAGGTCACCGTCTTCGTGGACTCGGGGGTGTTGCTGCACTCCGGCGCGGTCGCCGCGCACCTGGCGAGCCACCGCGCCGCCGAGGCACCTGTCGCCGTCTGCGGCTACGTGTACTGCTTCAACGAGGACAACGAGGACGGCGCGCAGATCGAGCGGGCCATCGACTACGCGGACCCGGACGCCACCATGGCCGGGCTGCGCGCCGAGGGCCGCTGGCTCGACATCCGGGAGGAGTTCTACGCCAAGTACGGCGACGACTTCGCCGACCAGCCCGCGCCGTGGCTGGTGTACTGGACCTGCAACGTGTCGGCGCGGACGGAACGGCTGCGCGCCGTGGGCGGGTTCGACGAGGCGTACCGGGCCTGGGGCGCCGAGGACGTCGACCTGGCCTACCGGCTGCACCGGGCGGGCGACCGGTTCGTGCTCGACCGGGACGCGGCGGCGATCCATGTGCCGCACCCGAAGAGCTACGCCGACAACATGCGGTCGGCGGCCGCCAACTACCGCTACTTCGCCGAGAAGTTCGACACGCCGATCACCAGGCTGGTGCCGGACAACCACTTCTTCCTGATCAACGACCTGATCCGGGAGCGGGAGCTGCCGTCGTGCGCGGCCCACCTGACCGCGCCCCGGCCGGACGCCGGGAGGGTGCTGGTGTTCGCGCCGCACCCGGACGACGAGACGATCGCGTGCGGCGGCACCATCGCCCGGCTGACCGCGACCGGGCACCGGGTCGGCGTGGTGTTCGCCACCGACGGCTCGCGCTCGCACGCGGCCGTCCTCGGCATCCACGCGGACCCGACCCCCGAGGAGCTCACGGTCGTCCGGGCCGGCGAGGCCCGTGCCGCGGTCGGGGTGCTGGGCGTGGCCGCCGAGGACGTCCGGCTGCTGGGCTTCACCGACACCGCGCTGGCCGCCTCGGTGGCGGACTTCCGGGACGCCGTCCGCAAGCTGCTGGCCGAGCACCGGGACGTCACCGAGGTCTACCTGCCGCACGAGGTCCGGGAGTTGAACGCCGACCACCGGCTCACCGGGGAGATCGCCGTCGAGTGCCTGACCGAACTCGGCCTGACCCCAAAGGTGTTCCGGTACGTGGTGTGGGACGAGCGGACGGAGCGGGAGTTCGCCTTCGTCAACCGCAGTGAGCCGGCGGCGGGCGAGCGGCGGCCGGAGCGGCGGGTCGCCCGGGACATCGCCCCGCAGCTCGCCGTCAAACGCGCCGCCCTCGCCGAGCACCGCACCCAGGTGACGCTGTACGCGCCCGGACAGCAGCGCGCGGTCGTCCCGCCCGAGTTCCTGGCCCGGGTCAACGGGCGCACGGTCGAGGAGTTCTGGGTCGCGGACTCCTGA
- a CDS encoding sugar efflux transporter — protein MSGGRAGRAAVGLRGLLGDGALGGLVGATGMIGVAGAMVTTSVSLFLSDKVGATPLMIGLFFAGRAVMEIASDLVVGAMSDRIGNRRSLLALCSLLSAVGALCYSAFRDYYLLFAAAAVFFGIGSACFSQLFAYTREFADNRAMDATFFNSALRSVTSLAWIVGPPLGFLLIDVRGFGTLFLTASALYLAAGALCLWRLPNLRVEQGGAAAGSPYRGIGRRSALLMTAVVLLLAVNSIYQIDIALFVTKDLHFAAGFTGVLLGVASALEIPVMMYLGSRAERFGKWRLVLVGACCAVLFFAALPNVHSAWLLVLLQLPNAVWTSIVLSIPVTILQDAMADRVGAASALYSSSFKAGILLGGATAGTVTQWAGFTDVFWACALLSAAAALLLALGRGLGHQRSAGQRGRADVQPATAAAAHPGVADAAEPAG, from the coding sequence GTGAGCGGCGGGCGGGCGGGGCGGGCCGCCGTCGGCCTGCGCGGGCTGCTGGGCGACGGTGCGCTCGGCGGGCTGGTGGGCGCGACCGGGATGATCGGCGTCGCCGGGGCGATGGTGACGACGTCGGTCAGCCTGTTCCTTTCCGACAAGGTCGGCGCCACCCCGCTGATGATCGGCCTGTTCTTCGCCGGCCGGGCGGTGATGGAGATCGCGTCCGACCTGGTGGTCGGCGCGATGTCGGACCGGATCGGCAACCGCCGTTCGCTGCTCGCGCTCTGCTCGCTGCTGTCGGCGGTGGGCGCGCTCTGCTACTCGGCATTCCGGGACTACTACCTGCTCTTCGCCGCCGCCGCGGTGTTCTTCGGCATCGGCAGCGCCTGCTTCTCGCAGCTCTTCGCCTACACGCGGGAGTTCGCGGACAACCGGGCGATGGACGCGACGTTCTTCAACTCGGCGCTGCGGTCGGTGACCTCGCTCGCGTGGATCGTCGGGCCGCCGCTCGGCTTCCTGCTGATCGACGTCCGTGGCTTCGGCACGCTGTTCCTGACGGCGTCGGCGCTGTACCTGGCGGCGGGCGCGCTCTGCCTGTGGCGGCTGCCGAACCTCCGGGTGGAGCAGGGCGGCGCGGCCGCCGGCAGCCCGTACCGGGGCATCGGCCGCCGATCCGCGCTGCTGATGACGGCCGTGGTGCTGCTGCTCGCGGTGAACAGCATCTACCAGATCGACATCGCCCTGTTCGTCACCAAGGACCTGCACTTCGCGGCCGGGTTCACCGGCGTGCTGCTCGGCGTCGCCTCCGCACTGGAGATCCCGGTGATGATGTACCTCGGCTCGCGGGCCGAGCGGTTCGGCAAGTGGCGGCTCGTGCTGGTCGGGGCCTGCTGCGCGGTGCTGTTCTTCGCCGCACTGCCGAACGTGCACAGCGCCTGGCTCCTCGTGCTGCTCCAACTGCCCAACGCCGTGTGGACGTCGATCGTCCTGAGCATCCCGGTGACGATCCTCCAGGACGCGATGGCCGACCGGGTCGGCGCCGCGTCCGCGCTGTACTCCAGCTCGTTCAAGGCGGGGATCCTGCTCGGCGGTGCCACCGCGGGGACGGTCACGCAGTGGGCGGGGTTCACCGACGTCTTCTGGGCCTGCGCGCTGCTGTCGGCGGCGGCGGCCCTGCTACTCGCCCTCGGGAGGGGTCTTGGTCACCAGCGTTCCGCAGGTCAGCGTGGTCGTGCCGACGTACAACCGGCAACGGCTGCTGCGGCTCACCCTGGAGTCGCTGACGCGGCAGAGCCTGCCGGCTGA